The following coding sequences lie in one Miscanthus floridulus cultivar M001 chromosome 9, ASM1932011v1, whole genome shotgun sequence genomic window:
- the LOC136482060 gene encoding cytochrome P450 94B3-like — translation MICFYMLWLAACCLLLLLYSVRFSRSGCSHGSGPRSYPVIGCLVAFYQNRWRLLDWYTELLAASPTQTIVVDRLGARRTVVTANPANVEHILKSNFGNYPKGKPFTDILGDLLGTGIFNVDGELWYAQRKLVSHEFSARALRNLEFAVLEDEARERLVPALSLAAARGDAAVVDMQDLLRRFSFDVICRVSLGVDPGCLDPALPEAPRLAAAFDAASGIIARRGAAPVAAVWKAKRALDVGSERRLREEIRVIHEAVMDLIHIRKKERGLQQPQEVNAGGRRSDLLSRMIECGYPDEAIRDMVISFIMAGRDTTSSALTWFFWLLTRHRDVEREVLRDITTATGGHAAGGQGKMRVLHAALCETMRLYPPVAWDSKHTAAGDVLPDGTRVERGDRVTYFQYGMGRMESIWGADAADFSLQRWLSLPEDNATPAAVAGMSPFKYPVFQAGPRTCLGKEMAFVQMKFVASTVLRRFELVPLDEGRVPVFLPLMTAHMAGGLNVTVRSRGGEPTIATAAASSGNSN, via the coding sequence ATGATCTGTTTTTACATGCTGTGGTTAGCGGCgtgctgcctcctcctcctcctgtacaGCGTCCGATTCAGCAGGTCCGGCTGCAGCCATGGCAGCGGGCCCAGGAGCTACCCAGTGATCGGGTGCCTGGTCGCCTTCTACCAGAACCGGTGGCGGCTGCTGGACTGGTACACTGAGCTGCTGGCGGCGTCGCCGACGCAGACGATCGTGGTGGACCGGCTGGGCGCGCGGCGGACCGTGGTGACAGCGAACCCGGCCAACGTGGAGCACATCCTCAAGAGTAACTTCGGCAACTACCCCAAGGGGAAGCCCTTCACCGACATCCTCGGCGACCTGCTGGGCACGGGGATCTTCAACGTCGACGGCGAGCTGTGGTACGCGCAGCGGAAGCTGGTGAGCCACGAGTTCTCGGCGCGCGCGCTCCGGAACCTGGAGTTCGCCGTGCTCGAGGACGAGGCGCGGGAGCGGCTCGTCCCCGCGCTGTCCCTGGCCGCGGCGCGGGGCGACGCCGCCGTGGTTGACATGCAGGACCTGCTCCGCCGCTTCTCCTTCGACGTCATCTGCCGCGTGTCCCTGGGCGTTGACCCCGGGTGCCTGGACCCGGCATTGCCCGAGGCGCCCAGGCTGGCCGCGGCGTTCGACGCGGCGTCCGGGATCATCGCCAGGCGAGGCGCCGCGCCCGTGGCCGCCGTGTGGAAGGCGAAGCGCGCGCTGGACGTGGGCTCCGAGCGCCGGCTGCGCGAGGAGATCAGGGTCATCCACGAGGCCGTCATGGACCTCATCCACATCCGCAAGAAGGAGCGCGGCCTGCAGCAGCCGCAGGAGGTCAACGCCGGCGGGCGGAGGAGCGACCTGCTGTCGCGGATGATCGAATGCGGGTACCCGGACGAGGCGATCCGCGACATGGTGATCAGCTTTATCATGGCCGGCCGCGACACCACGTCGTCGGCGCTGACGTGGTTCTTCTGGCTGCTCACCCGCCACCGCGACGTGGAGCGGGAGGTCCTGCGGGACATCACCACGGCCACGGGCGGCCACGCCGCGGGCGGTCAGGGCAAGATGCGCGTGCTCCACGCGGCGCTGTGCGAGACGATGCGTCTGTACCCGCCCGTGGCGTGGGACTCGAAGCACACGGCGGCGGGGGACGTGCTCCCCGACGGCACCCGCGTGGAGCGCGGCGACCGCGTCACCTACTTCCAGTACGGGATGGGGCGGATGGAGTCCATCTGGGGCGCCGACGCCGCGGACTTCAGCCTGCAGCGCTGGCTGTCCCTGCCGGAGGACAACGCGACCCCCGCCGCGGTGGCCGGCATGTCGCCGTTCAAGTACCCGGTGTTCCAGGCGGGCCCGCGGACGTGCCTGGGCAAGGAGATGGCCTTCGTGCAGATGAAGTTCGTAGCCAGCACCGTGCTCCGAAGGTTCGAGCTCGTCCCCCTCGACGAGGGCCGCGTGCCGGTGTTCCTGCCGCTGATGACGGCGCACATGGCCGGCGGGCTCAACGTGACGGTGAGGAGCAGAGGCGGCGAACCTACCATTGCCACCGCTGCGGCGTCGTCTGGGAATTCGAATTGA